From Phragmites australis chromosome 5, lpPhrAust1.1, whole genome shotgun sequence, a single genomic window includes:
- the LOC133918775 gene encoding uncharacterized protein LOC133918775 isoform X3: MTSLFASRPLPAHYYHHILFPSSASPPSGSPRRLVSPLSCRARDLLDSMLQRDGTPGAGASAWPARTEDGGAGSDGVSRGANGATARGDVRREAGAPLRQGGSRARRPWRRGDRVVIQELADRDSQEKEWKGGPKRTGEQEGRRKGKRWTRGGTGMRAKESGKAGNSARGEGRRRRNASKKGMRAKGGEHGGKLRVELDMCSKRGDVMGAIALYDSAVEEGIRLGHHHYNVILYLCSSAALGFVQPAKSGNSGSSIASIGPAHKLDSSPNGSLGDSEEDDVSEGHIQDQGVNKAYLLHSDKNNSSDNLNVQTVRIPIGDELREYARTRGFEIFERMCSDKERVQMSEAALTAKARMAMSMGNGDMAFEIVKQMKDLGITPKLRSYGPALTAFCNSGNVEKAFEVEAHMLESGVKPKEPELETLLRASVAARRGDKVYYLLHKFRTSVRQVSPFAAELFESWFQSPTAPKVGKRKWDAGSVAKVIENNGGGWHGLGWLGRGKWTTARSNIDKNGVCLACGEKLAIIDLDPKETEDFATLVAKLAIKRERNLNFQNFQKWLEMHGPFEAVVDAANVGLFSHRHISLSKVNAVADAMRQRFPSRKWPLIVLHNKHLTGEHMKKPGNQKLVEKWKQANCIYATPTGSNDDWYTSHMKIAVLRFKCLLLAQL, encoded by the exons ATGACCTCCCTCTTCGCCTCGCGCCCTCTCCCCGCTCACTACTATCACCACATCCTCTTTCCCTCATCCGCCTCACCTCCTAGCGGTTCCCCTCGGCGCCTCGTCTCCCCACTCTCATGCCGCGCCCGCGACCTGCTCGACTCGATGCTTCAGAGAGACGGCacccccggcgccggcgcgagCGCCTGGCCCGCAAGAACAGAGGATGGCGGAGCGGGCTCAGACGGCGTGTCGCGTGGCGCAAACGGAGCAACGGCGCGGGGAGATGTGAGACGGGAGGCGGGCGCGCCGTTGCGACAAGGAGGGAGTCGTGCGCGGAGGCCATGGAGGAGAGGAGACAGGGTTGTGATCCAAGAACTTGCAGACAGGGATTCCCAAGAGAAGGAATGGAAGGGAGGCCCGAAGCGGACCGGGGAGCAAGAAGGGCGCAGGAAGGGTAAACGTTGGACCAGAGGTGGAACTGGAATGCGGGCGAAGGAATCAGGAAAGGCTGGAAATTCGGCAAGAGGTGAgggtagaagaagaagaaatgctAGCAAGAAGGGGATGAGAGCGAAGGGTGGCGAGCACGGAGGCAAGCTGAGAGTTGAGCTGGACATGTGCTCCAAGAGAGGAGATGTCATGGGAGCGATCGCGCTGTATGACTCCGCGGTCGAGGAGGGGATCAGATTGGGGCACCACCACTATAATGTGATACTGTATCTGTGTTCTTCTGCTGCCCTCGGCTTTGTCCAACCGGCAAAGAGCGGCAATTCCGGTAGCAGCATAGCTAGTATTGGTCCTGCACACAAACTTGATTCGTCACCCAATGGAAGTTTGGGAGATTCAGAGGAAGATGATGTATCTGAAGGTCATATTCAAGATCAGGGGGTCAACAAGGCCTATTTGTTACATTCGGATAAGAATAACTCTTCAGATAATTTGAACGTGCAAACAGTTAGGATACCGATAGGGGATGAACTGAGAGAGTATGCTCGTACACGAGGGTTTGAGATATTCGAGAGGATGTGCTCGGATAAAGAGAGAGTTCAAATGAGTGAGGCTGCTCTTACTGCAAAGGCACGTATGGCAATGTCCATGGGCAACGGTGACATGGCCTTTGAGATTGTGAAACAAATGAAAGACCTAGGTATAACACCAAAGTTGCGCTCATATGGTCCTGCTTTAACAGCATTTTGCAACAGCGGTAATGTTGAAAAAGCGTTTGAAGTGGAAGCGCATATGTTGGAATCTGGGGTCAAACCCAAAGAACCTGAGTTGGAGACACTTCTCAGGGCTAGTGTGGCTGCCCGACGAGGAGACAAGGTGTACTATTTGCTGCATAAATTTAGGACTTCTGTCAGACAGGTATCTCCATTCGCAGCAGAATTATTTGAGTCTTGGTTTCAGAGCCCAACAGCACCCAAAGTCGGGAAGAGAAAGTGGGATGCAGGTTCTGTAGCCAAGGTTATTGAAAATAATGGAGGGGGTTGGCACGGGTTGGGTTGGTTAGGGAGGGGGAAATGGACCACAGCACGTTCAAACATTGACAAGAATGGTGTCTGCCTTGCTTGTGGAGAGAAGCTGGCTATAATAGATCTTGATCCAAAAGAAACAGAAGATTTTGCCACACTGGTAGCAAAATTAGCTATCAAGAGAGAGAGGAACTTGAACTTCCAGAACTTCCAG AAATGGCTGGAAATGCACGGCCCTTTTGAAGCAGTTGTAGATGCTGCCAATGTTGGCCTTTTTAGCCACAGACATATTTCCTTGAGTAAG GTTAATGCTGTTGCTGATGCTATGCGTCAAAGGTTTCCGTCAAGAAAGTGGCCTTTGATAGTTCTGCATAATAAGCATCTAACTGGAGAGCATATGAAAAAACCTGGTAATCAAAAGTTAGTTGAAAAATGGAAGCAAGCAAATTGTATTTATGCAACCCCTACTGGCTCAAATGATGATTG GTACACTTCACATATGAAGATAGCTGTGTTACGTTTCAAATGCCTCCTCCTTGCTCAGTTGTAA
- the LOC133918775 gene encoding uncharacterized protein LOC133918775 isoform X6: MTSLFASRPLPAHYYHHILFPSSASPPSGSPRRLVSPLSCRARDLLDSMLQRDGTPGAGASAWPARTEDGGAGSDGVSRGANGATARGDVRREAGAPLRQGGSRARRPWRRGDRVVIQELADRDSQEKEWKGGPKRTGEQEGRRKGKRWTRGGTGMRAKESGKAGNSARGEGRRRRNASKKGMRAKGGEHGGKLRVELDMCSKRGDVMGAIALYDSAVEEGIRLGHHHYNVILYLCSSAALGFVQPAKSGNSGSSIASIGPAHKLDSSPNGSLGDSEEDDVSEGHIQDQGVNKAYLLHSDKNNSSDNLNVQTVRIPIGDELREYARTRGFEIFERMCSDKERVQMSEAALTAKARMAMSMGNGDMAFEIVKQMKDLGITPKLRSYGPALTAFCNSGNVEKAFEVEAHMLESGVKPKEPELETLLRASVAARRGDKVYYLLHKFRTSVRQVSPFAAELFESWFQSPTAPKVGKRKWDAGSVAKVIENNGGGWHGLGWLGRGKWTTARSNIDKNGVCLACGEKLAIIDLDPKETEDFATLVAKLAIKRERNLNFQNFQKWLEMHGPFEAVVDAANVGLFSHRHISLSKVNAVADAMRQRFPSRKWPLIVLHNKHLTGEHMKKPGNQKLVEKWKQANCIYATPTGSNDDCK; the protein is encoded by the exons ATGACCTCCCTCTTCGCCTCGCGCCCTCTCCCCGCTCACTACTATCACCACATCCTCTTTCCCTCATCCGCCTCACCTCCTAGCGGTTCCCCTCGGCGCCTCGTCTCCCCACTCTCATGCCGCGCCCGCGACCTGCTCGACTCGATGCTTCAGAGAGACGGCacccccggcgccggcgcgagCGCCTGGCCCGCAAGAACAGAGGATGGCGGAGCGGGCTCAGACGGCGTGTCGCGTGGCGCAAACGGAGCAACGGCGCGGGGAGATGTGAGACGGGAGGCGGGCGCGCCGTTGCGACAAGGAGGGAGTCGTGCGCGGAGGCCATGGAGGAGAGGAGACAGGGTTGTGATCCAAGAACTTGCAGACAGGGATTCCCAAGAGAAGGAATGGAAGGGAGGCCCGAAGCGGACCGGGGAGCAAGAAGGGCGCAGGAAGGGTAAACGTTGGACCAGAGGTGGAACTGGAATGCGGGCGAAGGAATCAGGAAAGGCTGGAAATTCGGCAAGAGGTGAgggtagaagaagaagaaatgctAGCAAGAAGGGGATGAGAGCGAAGGGTGGCGAGCACGGAGGCAAGCTGAGAGTTGAGCTGGACATGTGCTCCAAGAGAGGAGATGTCATGGGAGCGATCGCGCTGTATGACTCCGCGGTCGAGGAGGGGATCAGATTGGGGCACCACCACTATAATGTGATACTGTATCTGTGTTCTTCTGCTGCCCTCGGCTTTGTCCAACCGGCAAAGAGCGGCAATTCCGGTAGCAGCATAGCTAGTATTGGTCCTGCACACAAACTTGATTCGTCACCCAATGGAAGTTTGGGAGATTCAGAGGAAGATGATGTATCTGAAGGTCATATTCAAGATCAGGGGGTCAACAAGGCCTATTTGTTACATTCGGATAAGAATAACTCTTCAGATAATTTGAACGTGCAAACAGTTAGGATACCGATAGGGGATGAACTGAGAGAGTATGCTCGTACACGAGGGTTTGAGATATTCGAGAGGATGTGCTCGGATAAAGAGAGAGTTCAAATGAGTGAGGCTGCTCTTACTGCAAAGGCACGTATGGCAATGTCCATGGGCAACGGTGACATGGCCTTTGAGATTGTGAAACAAATGAAAGACCTAGGTATAACACCAAAGTTGCGCTCATATGGTCCTGCTTTAACAGCATTTTGCAACAGCGGTAATGTTGAAAAAGCGTTTGAAGTGGAAGCGCATATGTTGGAATCTGGGGTCAAACCCAAAGAACCTGAGTTGGAGACACTTCTCAGGGCTAGTGTGGCTGCCCGACGAGGAGACAAGGTGTACTATTTGCTGCATAAATTTAGGACTTCTGTCAGACAGGTATCTCCATTCGCAGCAGAATTATTTGAGTCTTGGTTTCAGAGCCCAACAGCACCCAAAGTCGGGAAGAGAAAGTGGGATGCAGGTTCTGTAGCCAAGGTTATTGAAAATAATGGAGGGGGTTGGCACGGGTTGGGTTGGTTAGGGAGGGGGAAATGGACCACAGCACGTTCAAACATTGACAAGAATGGTGTCTGCCTTGCTTGTGGAGAGAAGCTGGCTATAATAGATCTTGATCCAAAAGAAACAGAAGATTTTGCCACACTGGTAGCAAAATTAGCTATCAAGAGAGAGAGGAACTTGAACTTCCAGAACTTCCAG AAATGGCTGGAAATGCACGGCCCTTTTGAAGCAGTTGTAGATGCTGCCAATGTTGGCCTTTTTAGCCACAGACATATTTCCTTGAGTAAG GTTAATGCTGTTGCTGATGCTATGCGTCAAAGGTTTCCGTCAAGAAAGTGGCCTTTGATAGTTCTGCATAATAAGCATCTAACTGGAGAGCATATGAAAAAACCTGGTAATCAAAAGTTAGTTGAAAAATGGAAGCAAGCAAATTGTATTTATGCAACCCCTACTGGCTCAAATGATGATTG TAAGTAA
- the LOC133918775 gene encoding proteinaceous RNase P 1, chloroplastic/mitochondrial-like isoform X1, with product MTSLFASRPLPAHYYHHILFPSSASPPSGSPRRLVSPLSCRARDLLDSMLQRDGTPGAGASAWPARTEDGGAGSDGVSRGANGATARGDVRREAGAPLRQGGSRARRPWRRGDRVVIQELADRDSQEKEWKGGPKRTGEQEGRRKGKRWTRGGTGMRAKESGKAGNSARGEGRRRRNASKKGMRAKGGEHGGKLRVELDMCSKRGDVMGAIALYDSAVEEGIRLGHHHYNVILYLCSSAALGFVQPAKSGNSGSSIASIGPAHKLDSSPNGSLGDSEEDDVSEGHIQDQGVNKAYLLHSDKNNSSDNLNVQTVRIPIGDELREYARTRGFEIFERMCSDKERVQMSEAALTAKARMAMSMGNGDMAFEIVKQMKDLGITPKLRSYGPALTAFCNSGNVEKAFEVEAHMLESGVKPKEPELETLLRASVAARRGDKVYYLLHKFRTSVRQVSPFAAELFESWFQSPTAPKVGKRKWDAGSVAKVIENNGGGWHGLGWLGRGKWTTARSNIDKNGVCLACGEKLAIIDLDPKETEDFATLVAKLAIKRERNLNFQNFQKWLEMHGPFEAVVDAANVGLFSHRHISLSKVNAVADAMRQRFPSRKWPLIVLHNKHLTGEHMKKPGNQKLVEKWKQANCIYATPTGSNDDWYWLYAAIKCKCLIITNDEMRDHTFQILEEDFFPKWKERHQVHFTYEDSCVTFQMPPPCSVVIQESDKGHWHIPVLEEGLLERERTWLCVIRCNSQAQ from the exons ATGACCTCCCTCTTCGCCTCGCGCCCTCTCCCCGCTCACTACTATCACCACATCCTCTTTCCCTCATCCGCCTCACCTCCTAGCGGTTCCCCTCGGCGCCTCGTCTCCCCACTCTCATGCCGCGCCCGCGACCTGCTCGACTCGATGCTTCAGAGAGACGGCacccccggcgccggcgcgagCGCCTGGCCCGCAAGAACAGAGGATGGCGGAGCGGGCTCAGACGGCGTGTCGCGTGGCGCAAACGGAGCAACGGCGCGGGGAGATGTGAGACGGGAGGCGGGCGCGCCGTTGCGACAAGGAGGGAGTCGTGCGCGGAGGCCATGGAGGAGAGGAGACAGGGTTGTGATCCAAGAACTTGCAGACAGGGATTCCCAAGAGAAGGAATGGAAGGGAGGCCCGAAGCGGACCGGGGAGCAAGAAGGGCGCAGGAAGGGTAAACGTTGGACCAGAGGTGGAACTGGAATGCGGGCGAAGGAATCAGGAAAGGCTGGAAATTCGGCAAGAGGTGAgggtagaagaagaagaaatgctAGCAAGAAGGGGATGAGAGCGAAGGGTGGCGAGCACGGAGGCAAGCTGAGAGTTGAGCTGGACATGTGCTCCAAGAGAGGAGATGTCATGGGAGCGATCGCGCTGTATGACTCCGCGGTCGAGGAGGGGATCAGATTGGGGCACCACCACTATAATGTGATACTGTATCTGTGTTCTTCTGCTGCCCTCGGCTTTGTCCAACCGGCAAAGAGCGGCAATTCCGGTAGCAGCATAGCTAGTATTGGTCCTGCACACAAACTTGATTCGTCACCCAATGGAAGTTTGGGAGATTCAGAGGAAGATGATGTATCTGAAGGTCATATTCAAGATCAGGGGGTCAACAAGGCCTATTTGTTACATTCGGATAAGAATAACTCTTCAGATAATTTGAACGTGCAAACAGTTAGGATACCGATAGGGGATGAACTGAGAGAGTATGCTCGTACACGAGGGTTTGAGATATTCGAGAGGATGTGCTCGGATAAAGAGAGAGTTCAAATGAGTGAGGCTGCTCTTACTGCAAAGGCACGTATGGCAATGTCCATGGGCAACGGTGACATGGCCTTTGAGATTGTGAAACAAATGAAAGACCTAGGTATAACACCAAAGTTGCGCTCATATGGTCCTGCTTTAACAGCATTTTGCAACAGCGGTAATGTTGAAAAAGCGTTTGAAGTGGAAGCGCATATGTTGGAATCTGGGGTCAAACCCAAAGAACCTGAGTTGGAGACACTTCTCAGGGCTAGTGTGGCTGCCCGACGAGGAGACAAGGTGTACTATTTGCTGCATAAATTTAGGACTTCTGTCAGACAGGTATCTCCATTCGCAGCAGAATTATTTGAGTCTTGGTTTCAGAGCCCAACAGCACCCAAAGTCGGGAAGAGAAAGTGGGATGCAGGTTCTGTAGCCAAGGTTATTGAAAATAATGGAGGGGGTTGGCACGGGTTGGGTTGGTTAGGGAGGGGGAAATGGACCACAGCACGTTCAAACATTGACAAGAATGGTGTCTGCCTTGCTTGTGGAGAGAAGCTGGCTATAATAGATCTTGATCCAAAAGAAACAGAAGATTTTGCCACACTGGTAGCAAAATTAGCTATCAAGAGAGAGAGGAACTTGAACTTCCAGAACTTCCAG AAATGGCTGGAAATGCACGGCCCTTTTGAAGCAGTTGTAGATGCTGCCAATGTTGGCCTTTTTAGCCACAGACATATTTCCTTGAGTAAG GTTAATGCTGTTGCTGATGCTATGCGTCAAAGGTTTCCGTCAAGAAAGTGGCCTTTGATAGTTCTGCATAATAAGCATCTAACTGGAGAGCATATGAAAAAACCTGGTAATCAAAAGTTAGTTGAAAAATGGAAGCAAGCAAATTGTATTTATGCAACCCCTACTGGCTCAAATGATGATTG GTACTGGCTATATGCTGCTATCAAATGCAAATGCTTGATCATTACCAATGATGAAATGAGAGACCACACATTTCAGATCTTGGAAGAAGATTTCTTCCCCAAATGGAAGGAAAGGCATCAG GTACACTTCACATATGAAGATAGCTGTGTTACGTTTCAAATGCCTCCTCCTTGCTCAGTTGTAATTCAG GAATCTGACAAAGGTCATTGGCATATCCCTGTCTTGGAGGAAGGTTTGCTAGAGAGGGAACGAACCTGGTTATGTGTGATACGGTGCAATTCACAGGCACAATAA
- the LOC133918775 gene encoding uncharacterized protein LOC133918775 isoform X8 yields MTSLFASRPLPAHYYHHILFPSSASPPSGSPRRLVSPLSCRARDLLDSMLQRDGTPGAGASAWPARTEDGGAGSDGVSRGANGATARGDVRREAGAPLRQGGSRARRPWRRGDRVVIQELADRDSQEKEWKGGPKRTGEQEGRRKGKRWTRGGTGMRAKESGKAGNSARGEGRRRRNASKKGMRAKGGEHGGKLRVELDMCSKRGDVMGAIALYDSAVEEGIRLGHHHYNVILYLCSSAALGFVQPAKSGNSGSSIASIGPAHKLDSSPNGSLGDSEEDDVSEGHIQDQGVNKAYLLHSDKNNSSDNLNVQTVRIPIGDELREYARTRGFEIFERMCSDKERVQMSEAALTAKARMAMSMGNGDMAFEIVKQMKDLGITPKLRSYGPALTAFCNSGNVEKAFEVEAHMLESGVKPKEPELETLLRASVAARRGDKVYYLLHKFRTSVRQVSPFAAELFESWFQSPTAPKVGKRKWDAGSVAKVIENNGGGWHGLGWLGRGKWTTARSNIDKNGVCLACGEKLAIIDLDPKETEDFATLVAKLAIKRERNLNFQNFQKWLEMHGPFEAVVDAANVGLFSHRHISLSKVNAVADAMRQRFPSRKWPLIVLHNKHLTGEHMKKPGNQKLVEKWKQANCIYATPTGSNDD; encoded by the exons ATGACCTCCCTCTTCGCCTCGCGCCCTCTCCCCGCTCACTACTATCACCACATCCTCTTTCCCTCATCCGCCTCACCTCCTAGCGGTTCCCCTCGGCGCCTCGTCTCCCCACTCTCATGCCGCGCCCGCGACCTGCTCGACTCGATGCTTCAGAGAGACGGCacccccggcgccggcgcgagCGCCTGGCCCGCAAGAACAGAGGATGGCGGAGCGGGCTCAGACGGCGTGTCGCGTGGCGCAAACGGAGCAACGGCGCGGGGAGATGTGAGACGGGAGGCGGGCGCGCCGTTGCGACAAGGAGGGAGTCGTGCGCGGAGGCCATGGAGGAGAGGAGACAGGGTTGTGATCCAAGAACTTGCAGACAGGGATTCCCAAGAGAAGGAATGGAAGGGAGGCCCGAAGCGGACCGGGGAGCAAGAAGGGCGCAGGAAGGGTAAACGTTGGACCAGAGGTGGAACTGGAATGCGGGCGAAGGAATCAGGAAAGGCTGGAAATTCGGCAAGAGGTGAgggtagaagaagaagaaatgctAGCAAGAAGGGGATGAGAGCGAAGGGTGGCGAGCACGGAGGCAAGCTGAGAGTTGAGCTGGACATGTGCTCCAAGAGAGGAGATGTCATGGGAGCGATCGCGCTGTATGACTCCGCGGTCGAGGAGGGGATCAGATTGGGGCACCACCACTATAATGTGATACTGTATCTGTGTTCTTCTGCTGCCCTCGGCTTTGTCCAACCGGCAAAGAGCGGCAATTCCGGTAGCAGCATAGCTAGTATTGGTCCTGCACACAAACTTGATTCGTCACCCAATGGAAGTTTGGGAGATTCAGAGGAAGATGATGTATCTGAAGGTCATATTCAAGATCAGGGGGTCAACAAGGCCTATTTGTTACATTCGGATAAGAATAACTCTTCAGATAATTTGAACGTGCAAACAGTTAGGATACCGATAGGGGATGAACTGAGAGAGTATGCTCGTACACGAGGGTTTGAGATATTCGAGAGGATGTGCTCGGATAAAGAGAGAGTTCAAATGAGTGAGGCTGCTCTTACTGCAAAGGCACGTATGGCAATGTCCATGGGCAACGGTGACATGGCCTTTGAGATTGTGAAACAAATGAAAGACCTAGGTATAACACCAAAGTTGCGCTCATATGGTCCTGCTTTAACAGCATTTTGCAACAGCGGTAATGTTGAAAAAGCGTTTGAAGTGGAAGCGCATATGTTGGAATCTGGGGTCAAACCCAAAGAACCTGAGTTGGAGACACTTCTCAGGGCTAGTGTGGCTGCCCGACGAGGAGACAAGGTGTACTATTTGCTGCATAAATTTAGGACTTCTGTCAGACAGGTATCTCCATTCGCAGCAGAATTATTTGAGTCTTGGTTTCAGAGCCCAACAGCACCCAAAGTCGGGAAGAGAAAGTGGGATGCAGGTTCTGTAGCCAAGGTTATTGAAAATAATGGAGGGGGTTGGCACGGGTTGGGTTGGTTAGGGAGGGGGAAATGGACCACAGCACGTTCAAACATTGACAAGAATGGTGTCTGCCTTGCTTGTGGAGAGAAGCTGGCTATAATAGATCTTGATCCAAAAGAAACAGAAGATTTTGCCACACTGGTAGCAAAATTAGCTATCAAGAGAGAGAGGAACTTGAACTTCCAGAACTTCCAG AAATGGCTGGAAATGCACGGCCCTTTTGAAGCAGTTGTAGATGCTGCCAATGTTGGCCTTTTTAGCCACAGACATATTTCCTTGAGTAAG GTTAATGCTGTTGCTGATGCTATGCGTCAAAGGTTTCCGTCAAGAAAGTGGCCTTTGATAGTTCTGCATAATAAGCATCTAACTGGAGAGCATATGAAAAAACCTGGTAATCAAAAGTTAGTTGAAAAATGGAAGCAAGCAAATTGTATTTATGCAACCCCTACTGGCTCAAATGATGATTG A
- the LOC133918775 gene encoding uncharacterized protein LOC133918775 isoform X4: protein MTSLFASRPLPAHYYHHILFPSSASPPSGSPRRLVSPLSCRARDLLDSMLQRDGTPGAGASAWPARTEDGGAGSDGVSRGANGATARGDVRREAGAPLRQGGSRARRPWRRGDRVVIQELADRDSQEKEWKGGPKRTGEQEGRRKGKRWTRGGTGMRAKESGKAGNSARGEGRRRRNASKKGMRAKGGEHGGKLRVELDMCSKRGDVMGAIALYDSAVEEGIRLGHHHYNVILYLCSSAALGFVQPAKSGNSGSSIASIGPAHKLDSSPNGSLGDSEEDDVSEGHIQDQGVNKAYLLHSDKNNSSDNLNVQTVRIPIGDELREYARTRGFEIFERMCSDKERVQMSEAALTAKARMAMSMGNGDMAFEIVKQMKDLGITPKLRSYGPALTAFCNSGNVEKAFEVEAHMLESGVKPKEPELETLLRASVAARRGDKVYYLLHKFRTSVRQVSPFAAELFESWFQSPTAPKVGKRKWDAGSVAKVIENNGGGWHGLGWLGRGKWTTARSNIDKNGVCLACGEKLAIIDLDPKETEDFATLVAKLAIKRERNLNFQNFQKWLEMHGPFEAVVDAANVGLFSHRHISLSKVNAVADAMRQRFPSRKWPLIVLHNKHLTGEHMKKPGNQKLVEKWKQANCIYATPTGSNDDCSGTGYMLLSNANA, encoded by the exons ATGACCTCCCTCTTCGCCTCGCGCCCTCTCCCCGCTCACTACTATCACCACATCCTCTTTCCCTCATCCGCCTCACCTCCTAGCGGTTCCCCTCGGCGCCTCGTCTCCCCACTCTCATGCCGCGCCCGCGACCTGCTCGACTCGATGCTTCAGAGAGACGGCacccccggcgccggcgcgagCGCCTGGCCCGCAAGAACAGAGGATGGCGGAGCGGGCTCAGACGGCGTGTCGCGTGGCGCAAACGGAGCAACGGCGCGGGGAGATGTGAGACGGGAGGCGGGCGCGCCGTTGCGACAAGGAGGGAGTCGTGCGCGGAGGCCATGGAGGAGAGGAGACAGGGTTGTGATCCAAGAACTTGCAGACAGGGATTCCCAAGAGAAGGAATGGAAGGGAGGCCCGAAGCGGACCGGGGAGCAAGAAGGGCGCAGGAAGGGTAAACGTTGGACCAGAGGTGGAACTGGAATGCGGGCGAAGGAATCAGGAAAGGCTGGAAATTCGGCAAGAGGTGAgggtagaagaagaagaaatgctAGCAAGAAGGGGATGAGAGCGAAGGGTGGCGAGCACGGAGGCAAGCTGAGAGTTGAGCTGGACATGTGCTCCAAGAGAGGAGATGTCATGGGAGCGATCGCGCTGTATGACTCCGCGGTCGAGGAGGGGATCAGATTGGGGCACCACCACTATAATGTGATACTGTATCTGTGTTCTTCTGCTGCCCTCGGCTTTGTCCAACCGGCAAAGAGCGGCAATTCCGGTAGCAGCATAGCTAGTATTGGTCCTGCACACAAACTTGATTCGTCACCCAATGGAAGTTTGGGAGATTCAGAGGAAGATGATGTATCTGAAGGTCATATTCAAGATCAGGGGGTCAACAAGGCCTATTTGTTACATTCGGATAAGAATAACTCTTCAGATAATTTGAACGTGCAAACAGTTAGGATACCGATAGGGGATGAACTGAGAGAGTATGCTCGTACACGAGGGTTTGAGATATTCGAGAGGATGTGCTCGGATAAAGAGAGAGTTCAAATGAGTGAGGCTGCTCTTACTGCAAAGGCACGTATGGCAATGTCCATGGGCAACGGTGACATGGCCTTTGAGATTGTGAAACAAATGAAAGACCTAGGTATAACACCAAAGTTGCGCTCATATGGTCCTGCTTTAACAGCATTTTGCAACAGCGGTAATGTTGAAAAAGCGTTTGAAGTGGAAGCGCATATGTTGGAATCTGGGGTCAAACCCAAAGAACCTGAGTTGGAGACACTTCTCAGGGCTAGTGTGGCTGCCCGACGAGGAGACAAGGTGTACTATTTGCTGCATAAATTTAGGACTTCTGTCAGACAGGTATCTCCATTCGCAGCAGAATTATTTGAGTCTTGGTTTCAGAGCCCAACAGCACCCAAAGTCGGGAAGAGAAAGTGGGATGCAGGTTCTGTAGCCAAGGTTATTGAAAATAATGGAGGGGGTTGGCACGGGTTGGGTTGGTTAGGGAGGGGGAAATGGACCACAGCACGTTCAAACATTGACAAGAATGGTGTCTGCCTTGCTTGTGGAGAGAAGCTGGCTATAATAGATCTTGATCCAAAAGAAACAGAAGATTTTGCCACACTGGTAGCAAAATTAGCTATCAAGAGAGAGAGGAACTTGAACTTCCAGAACTTCCAG AAATGGCTGGAAATGCACGGCCCTTTTGAAGCAGTTGTAGATGCTGCCAATGTTGGCCTTTTTAGCCACAGACATATTTCCTTGAGTAAG GTTAATGCTGTTGCTGATGCTATGCGTCAAAGGTTTCCGTCAAGAAAGTGGCCTTTGATAGTTCTGCATAATAAGCATCTAACTGGAGAGCATATGAAAAAACCTGGTAATCAAAAGTTAGTTGAAAAATGGAAGCAAGCAAATTGTATTTATGCAACCCCTACTGGCTCAAATGATGATTG TTCAGGTACTGGCTATATGCTGCTATCAAATGCAAATGCTTGA